A genomic window from Glaciihabitans sp. INWT7 includes:
- a CDS encoding aminoglycoside phosphotransferase family protein, producing MAMHDDELLIDEHIAAQLITDQFPEWRRERVQRVEAEGTVNAVFRIGTGLAARFPLRPADIADRGAVLAQETVAMRELVACCPVPTPVPVALGTPGHGYPMPWSVQTWLPGVVATPNGLARSDRFARDLAELVNALRAADTRGGHFAGSGRGGDLGGSDDWMQVCFTESDGLLPVEELRGLWAEFRNLPEYHRELMTHGDLTPGNLLVHGDRLMGLLDGGGFAAADPSLDLVAAWHMLDEDRRALFRSELSCDDLEWRRGAAWAFQQAMGLVWYYRRTNPGMSALGRNTLERMLAGQEF from the coding sequence ATGGCGATGCACGACGATGAATTGCTCATTGACGAGCACATCGCCGCTCAACTGATCACTGACCAATTTCCCGAATGGCGTCGGGAGCGCGTCCAACGCGTCGAGGCAGAGGGAACAGTGAATGCCGTTTTTAGAATCGGCACTGGTCTTGCGGCGCGATTCCCGCTGCGTCCCGCAGATATCGCCGACAGGGGAGCAGTGCTCGCCCAGGAAACTGTCGCAATGCGCGAGTTGGTCGCATGCTGTCCGGTGCCGACTCCTGTGCCCGTTGCCCTGGGAACTCCCGGTCACGGGTACCCAATGCCATGGTCCGTGCAGACGTGGCTGCCGGGAGTAGTTGCAACGCCCAACGGGCTAGCGCGCTCTGATCGCTTCGCCCGGGACCTGGCCGAGCTCGTCAACGCACTTCGCGCCGCTGACACCAGAGGAGGCCACTTCGCAGGCTCGGGCCGCGGCGGCGATCTCGGGGGCTCCGACGACTGGATGCAAGTCTGCTTCACAGAAAGCGATGGGCTCCTTCCCGTCGAAGAGCTCCGCGGTCTTTGGGCCGAATTCCGCAACTTGCCTGAATACCACCGTGAACTGATGACGCACGGTGATCTGACACCGGGCAATCTCCTTGTTCACGGTGATCGACTCATGGGGCTCTTAGATGGCGGAGGGTTCGCTGCTGCTGACCCGTCACTTGACCTTGTGGCCGCGTGGCACATGCTCGACGAGGACAGGCGAGCGCTATTCCGCAGCGAACTGTCATGCGACGACCTCGAGTGGCGACGGGGAGCCGCGTGGGCGTTCCAACAGGCGATGGGCTTGGTGTGGTACTACCGGAGGACGAACCCCGGGATGAGCGCGCTGGGGCGGAACACCTTGGAGCGCATGCTCGCCGGCCAAGAGTTCTAG